From one Bradyrhizobium sp. Ash2021 genomic stretch:
- a CDS encoding ABC transporter substrate-binding protein, producing the protein MYDFTRRSVLQGGTALAAAGALTGPALFDFAKAWAQTAPWKAETGAKLTVMRWKRFVPAEDDAFNAMVAAFKAATGTEMNVFSESFEDVQPKASVAANTGSGLDLAWGLHTLPQLFPTKVLKMNDVADYLGKKYGGWTDAAAKTCKQGNDWLGIPVATIGGYMTYRKSATDKAGFKDFPKDFPGFLEMCKAMKANNTPAGFALGHATGDANGWLHWVLWGHGGYTVDKDDKVIINSPETAKALEYCKTLSDTFIPGVASWNDGSNNKAFLSGELYCTANGISIYVAEKDDPKMKDLAEDTYHALWPVGPIGKPTELQLAVPILAFNFTKYPNAAKAFIAFMLEKENFEKWLSGARGYLTHTLNAYDSAPVWTADPKNQVFSQASKRALPASGIGTPGEKAASAIADFIVVDMFANYCTGAKDTKTAMMEAERQLKRIYR; encoded by the coding sequence ATGTACGACTTTACTCGCCGCTCTGTTCTGCAGGGCGGTACCGCACTGGCCGCGGCCGGCGCGCTGACCGGGCCTGCTTTGTTCGATTTCGCCAAGGCCTGGGCGCAAACGGCGCCGTGGAAGGCGGAAACGGGCGCCAAGCTGACCGTGATGCGCTGGAAGCGCTTCGTGCCGGCGGAAGACGATGCGTTCAACGCCATGGTTGCGGCATTCAAGGCTGCGACCGGTACTGAAATGAACGTGTTCTCGGAATCGTTCGAGGACGTGCAGCCGAAGGCGTCGGTTGCCGCCAACACCGGCTCGGGCCTCGATCTCGCCTGGGGCCTGCATACGTTGCCGCAGTTGTTCCCGACCAAAGTCCTGAAGATGAACGACGTCGCCGACTATCTCGGCAAGAAGTACGGCGGCTGGACCGATGCCGCCGCGAAGACCTGCAAGCAGGGCAACGACTGGCTCGGCATCCCCGTCGCCACCATCGGCGGCTACATGACCTACCGCAAGTCGGCGACCGACAAGGCCGGCTTCAAGGACTTCCCCAAGGATTTTCCGGGCTTCCTTGAAATGTGCAAGGCGATGAAGGCGAACAATACCCCTGCAGGTTTCGCACTTGGCCATGCCACCGGCGACGCCAACGGTTGGCTGCACTGGGTGTTGTGGGGCCACGGCGGCTACACGGTCGACAAGGATGACAAGGTCATCATCAACTCGCCGGAGACCGCGAAAGCGCTGGAATATTGCAAGACGCTTTCCGACACATTCATTCCCGGCGTTGCGTCCTGGAACGATGGATCGAACAACAAGGCCTTCCTGTCGGGCGAACTATACTGCACCGCCAACGGCATCTCGATCTACGTTGCCGAAAAAGACGATCCAAAGATGAAGGATCTCGCTGAAGACACCTATCACGCGCTTTGGCCGGTCGGCCCGATCGGTAAGCCGACCGAACTGCAGCTCGCGGTTCCGATCCTGGCGTTCAACTTCACCAAGTATCCGAATGCGGCGAAGGCGTTCATCGCCTTCATGCTGGAGAAGGAGAATTTCGAGAAGTGGCTTTCGGGCGCGCGCGGATATCTCACCCACACGCTCAACGCCTACGATTCGGCTCCGGTGTGGACCGCCGATCCGAAGAACCAGGTGTTCAGCCAGGCCAGCAAGCGCGCGCTTCCGGCGTCGGGCATCGGCACGCCCGGTGAAAAGGCGGCGAGCGCGATCGCCGACTTCATCGTGGTCGATATGTTCGCCAACTACTGCACTGGCGCGAAGGATACCAAGACCGCCATGATGGAAGCCGAACGGCAGTTGAAGCGAATCTATCGCTGA